From a single Pseudalkalibacillus hwajinpoensis genomic region:
- a CDS encoding NCS2 family permease, with translation MDRFFRFKEHNTTYRKETIAGLTTFLSMAYILFVNPAILADAGMDQGAVFTATALAAALGTLIMGVIAGYPIALAPGMGLNAFFTYSVVTVMGVPWETALAGVLVSGIIFIIITIFKIREMIINAIPMELKYAAASGIGLFIAFIGLQSAGIVQNNDSTLVQLGDLLAGPTLLAVFGLIVTVILMVRNVTGGIFYGMVITAIVGMIFNQVPLPNGVVGSIPSLEPTFGVAFGHLGDLFTIDMLVVVLTFLFVDFFDTAGTLIAVATQAGIMKDNKLPRAGKALFADSSATVLGAVLGTSTTTAYIESSSGVAAGGRTGFTSVVTAGFFLLALFFSPLLSVVTASVTAPVLIIVGVLMVSVLGNIEWKRLEIAVPAFLTIIAMPLTYSIATGIALGFVMYPITMVVKGEGKKIHPIMYVLFFVFIAYFVFLA, from the coding sequence ATGGACCGTTTTTTTCGCTTTAAAGAGCATAATACAACATACAGAAAAGAAACGATTGCAGGGTTAACAACATTTCTATCTATGGCTTACATTCTATTTGTAAACCCGGCTATACTAGCTGACGCTGGAATGGACCAGGGAGCCGTCTTTACAGCAACTGCGCTTGCAGCTGCTCTAGGTACATTAATTATGGGTGTGATTGCAGGGTATCCAATCGCTCTCGCACCGGGAATGGGGCTCAATGCCTTTTTCACGTATTCCGTTGTAACCGTCATGGGTGTGCCTTGGGAAACGGCGCTTGCGGGCGTACTTGTTTCAGGAATTATCTTTATTATTATTACGATTTTTAAAATTAGAGAAATGATTATTAACGCGATTCCAATGGAATTAAAATATGCAGCAGCGAGCGGAATTGGACTTTTTATCGCATTTATCGGTCTTCAGAGTGCTGGGATCGTCCAAAATAACGATTCGACACTTGTTCAGCTGGGAGATCTTCTTGCAGGTCCAACTCTCCTTGCGGTATTTGGCTTGATCGTAACAGTGATCTTAATGGTTCGTAATGTAACTGGTGGCATCTTTTACGGAATGGTTATCACGGCGATCGTCGGGATGATTTTCAACCAGGTTCCACTTCCGAATGGCGTCGTTGGAAGTATTCCGAGTCTTGAGCCAACGTTCGGCGTTGCTTTCGGTCATCTCGGCGACTTGTTTACAATCGATATGCTTGTTGTTGTTCTCACGTTCTTATTTGTTGATTTCTTCGATACAGCAGGTACATTGATTGCTGTTGCCACTCAGGCTGGAATTATGAAAGACAACAAGCTACCACGAGCAGGAAAAGCATTGTTTGCTGATTCCTCAGCAACGGTACTCGGAGCTGTACTTGGTACGTCTACAACTACTGCATACATCGAATCTTCATCAGGTGTAGCTGCTGGTGGACGAACAGGTTTCACTTCCGTTGTTACAGCAGGCTTCTTCCTTCTAGCCTTATTCTTTTCACCGTTATTATCAGTTGTAACAGCATCTGTTACTGCGCCGGTATTAATTATTGTAGGTGTTCTGATGGTTAGTGTACTTGGAAACATTGAATGGAAGCGACTTGAGATTGCGGTTCCTGCATTCTTAACGATTATTGCTATGCCACTTACGTATAGCATAGCGACAGGAATTGCCCTCGGGTTCGTAATGTACCCGATCACAATGGTCGTAAAAGGAGAAGGAAAGAAA